Proteins from a genomic interval of Rosa chinensis cultivar Old Blush chromosome 2, RchiOBHm-V2, whole genome shotgun sequence:
- the LOC112185200 gene encoding uncharacterized protein LOC112185200 translates to MDITGKIHPASSKQHVWILVAIEYFTKWVEAKPYTSISSETVIAFIKQEIVHRFGVPETITADPGSVFISEAMHMVANDLGIKMIHSTPYYPKANGPAEAANKRSATGSTPFTLTYGHDAMLPVEIKIKAIQVAEQNNLTTGDYTQAMLQDLEELDRARLEAYNRIEA, encoded by the exons ATGGATATTACTGGAAAGATCCATCCAGCGTCCTCTAAACAACATGTGTGGATCCTAGTGGCTATTgaatatttcacaaaatgggTTGAGGCCAAGCCGTACACTTCTATTTCTAGTGAAACAGTGATTGCTTTCATTAAGCAGGAGATAGTTCATAGATTTGGAGTTCCAGAGACGATTACGGCCGACCCTGGATCAGTATTTATATCGGAAGCTATGCACATGGTGGCCAATGATCTGGGAATCAAAATGATCCACTCTACCCCGTATTACCCAAAAGCAAATGGTCCAGCCGAAGCTGCCAACAAG CGGTCTGCAACCGGAAGTACCCCATTCACCTTGACATATGGCCATGATGCCATGCTCCCAGTTGAAATAAAGATTAAGGCTATACAGGTGGCAGAGCAGAACAATTTAACGACCGGGGATTATACTCAAGCTATGTTACAGGATTTGGAGGAGCTTGATCGAGCTAGATTGGAGGCTTACAACCGTATAGAAGCTTAG
- the LOC112185201 gene encoding uncharacterized protein LOC112185201, giving the protein MHFDGSSTETSAGAGVVIESPEGQVFRFACQLDFACTNNQAEYEALIIGMEMLQEMGARRVLIIGDSQLVINQLVKEFKCTSWSLLPYYALADQLAEAFDRVSFCHVWHKDNFDANELAQLASNMSLTKSEENQTIKISKRTMLALHERGVPMEIFVVTVDPSDWRYPIIRFHDNPEGSHDHKTKYLAQNFVLYKDQLYRQTADDLLLLCLGGQDVMNVMHEVHEGNCGAHQAGIKMSWLI; this is encoded by the coding sequence ATGCATTTTGATGGTTCAAGCACGGAAACTTCAGCTGGGGCTGGAGTTGTGATCGAGTCCCCTGAAGGACAGGTGTTTCGCTTTGCGTGTCAACTTGATTTCGCTTGCACGAATAACCAAGCTGAGTATGAAGCCTTGATTATTGGCATGGAAATGCTACAAGAAATGGGGGCTCGGAGGGTATTGATAATTGGAGATTCACAACTTGTTATTAATCAATTGGTGAAAGAGTTCAAATGCACAAGTTGGTCATTACTACCATATTACGCCTTAGCAGACCAGTTAGCTGAGGCTTTTGATAGGGTAAGTTTTTGCCACGTATGGCATAAAGATAACTTTGATGCCAATGAATTGGCACAGCTTGCTTCAAATATGAGTTTGACAAAAAGTGAggaaaatcaaaccatcaaGATATCAAAGAGAACAATGCTGGCCTTGCATGAGCGTGGTGTGCCAATGGAGATTTTTGTGGTTACTGTGGACCCATCTGATTGGAGATATCCCATCATTAGATTCCATGACAACCCAGAGGGCAGCCATGACCATAAAACAAAGTATTTGGCTCAAAATTTTGTTCTCTACAAAGACCAGTTATATCGTCAAACTGCAGATGATTTGTTGCTATTATGTCTTGGAGGGCAGGATGTCATGAATGTGATGCATGAAGTGCATGAAGGAAATTGCGGAGCTCATCAAGCTGGAATAAAAATGAGTTGGTTAATTTGA
- the LOC112185202 gene encoding uncharacterized protein LOC112185202 gives MDKSWINEDMNTLKYEMGVETFLIFAEENASNPKRIPCPCSRYVNFKKKLINVIRGHLFDYSFSLGYTNWIWHGEPTLSSCASAPIGSPPNPQFCSETVNMCEAAFNEGDYDEESYEFNKFVEEAERPLFDNSDHTKLEALAQLHNLKARFSMSDTCFSDLLATVGSLLPKDNVLPQSLYEAKKTLSNLGLQYEKIHACPNDCILFRKEFSDAITCPKCGVSRWKLKKEQPAKVLWYFPIIPRFKRLYKSASIAEMLTWHEDKRTKDGHMRHPADSPAWKLVDYKWPEFASESRNLRLALSANDINPHSSMSSRYSYWPVILVTYNLPPWLCMKRKFMMLSLLISGPKQPGNDIDIYLEPLIDDLRSLWDGVSDVYDAHRKEYFTLRGVLLWTINDFPAYGNLSECTTKGYKACPICGDNTSAMHLPHSRKMSYGCHRKYLPRHHPYRRQKKAFNNEQEFEVAPAPLSGEEVFNRLQHVDYEFGKGKKKKKNSAVDAVAPSC, from the coding sequence ATGGATAAATCTTGGATTAATGAAGATATGAACACTTTAAAGTATGAAATGGGTGTtgaaactttcttaatttttgcTGAAGAAAATGCTAGCAACCCTAAAAGAATTCCATGCCCTTGCTCAAGATATGTAAACTTCAAAAAGAAGTTGATTAATGTCATTAGGGGACACTTGTTTGATTACAGCTTTAGTTTGGGCTATACAAATTGGATTTGGCATGGAGAACCTACTTTGTCCTCCTGTGCTAGTGCACCTATTGGCTCTCCTCCAAACCCTCAGTTTTGTTCTGAAACTGTTAATATGTGTGAAGCTGCCTTTAATGAAGGTGATTATGATGAGGAGTCGTATGAGTTCAATAAGTTTGTCGAGGAAGCAGAAAGACCATTATTTGATAATAGTGACCACACTAAGTTAGAAGCATTAGCGCAACTTCACAATTTGAAAGCTAGGTTTAGTATGAGTGATACTTGTTTTTCTGACTTACTTGCCACTGTTGGGTCTTTGCTTCCGAAAGATAATGTACTGCCTCAATCTCTATATGAGGcaaagaagactctctccaatTTGGGGTTGCAATATGAGAAAATACATGCATGTCCTAATGACTGCATATTGTTTAGGAAAGAGTTTTCTGATGCAATTACTTGTCCTAAGTGTGGTGTGTCTCGTTGGAAGCTAAAGAAGGAACAACCAGCTAAGGTGTTGTGGTATTTTCCTATAATTCCCAGATTTAAACGCTTGTATAAATCTGCTTCAATTGCTGAAATGCTTACTTGGCATGAAGACAAGCGAACTAAGGATGGACATATGCGCCATCCAGCTGATTCTCCTGCTTGGaagttggttgattataagtGGCCCGAATTCGCTTCTGAATCAAGAAATCTTAGGTTAGCATTGTCAGCTAATGATATCAATCCACATAGCTCTATGAGTAGTAGATATAGTTACTGGCCCGTAATATTGGTGACTTATAATCTTCCTCCATGGTTATGCATGAAGAGGAAGTTTATGATGTTATCTCTATTAATTTCTGGTCCAAAACAGCCGGGAAATGATATAGATATCTACTTAGAGCCATTGATTGATGATCTACGATCTTTGTGGGATGGGGTTAGTGATGTCTATGATGCACATAGGAAAGAATACTTTACTCTTAGAGGAGTTTTATTATGGACCATCAATGATTTCCCCGCATATGGAAACTTATCGGAGTGCACCACAAAAGGGTACAAAGCATGTCCAATCTGTGGTGACAACACTTCTGCTATGCATTTGCCCCATAGTAGAAAAATGTCTTACGGCTGCCACCGTAAGTATTTGCCACGCCATCATCCATATAGGAGGCAGAAGAAGGCATTTAATAATGAGCAAGAATTCGAAGTTGCACCAGCACCACTATCAGGAGAGGAAGTGTTCAACAGACTTCAGCATGTTGACTATGAGTTTGGgaagggaaagaagaagaagaagaactcgGCTGTAGATGCAGTTGCACCTTCTTGTTAG